DNA from Leptospira mayottensis 200901116:
AGGCCTTTTACCTGCGTTCTCATTTTTTCAGAAACGGCGAGGCCGGAAGCGTCATCACCGGCACGGTTGATACGCATACCGGAAGAAAGAGTTTCCATATTCTTCGCTACTTCGTTATTCTGAAATTTCAGAACGCGATGGGAATTGATCGCGGCTAAGTTGTGATTGATGATCATGGGTTTCCTCCTTGAAACTGATCATGACTCCGGCATCCGTGCCCGAGCCCCTTGTGAGTTTGGTTTTGGCCTAATTGATTTCTTTATTTTAGAAGAAAACGAACGAACGGGAAATCATACCCGAGTCCTTTTTCTTCCTACTCTATCTTCGGTGATTCGGTCTTCTGGATTAAGTCTAGGATAAGTGAGAATTTTCTTTAAAAATCGCCATTTTTCGATGATTTTAATAGAAAATGACAGTTTTTTAGGAATTCAAATTTTATACTTTTTTTTGAAAAAATTGATTCTTTTTTGGGCTAATCTTAGATTCGATCGATTTCAAAATTCTCGTAAGTATTTTTTATTTTGCATTGGATTTTTCTAACAATGGAACGCTTTTGTGGAATCCGTTTGCTAAAATATCACACTCGTAAATTTAAATTTTTGTACGGGGCACAAATGTAGGAACTCTCACATTTTTGGAGCGAAAATTGAAATTCTTAGAAATATTTCATGGGAATAGCCTAACGAGTCAAACCCAGCTCGTCAAAGTGCGTTCTCAATGGAGGCCAATTGAACTTTAAAATAGGCTTTGCGTGCTACGCCCTATCAGTTCATGCAAATGAAGCGTATGATCAATATCAATCGAATGAATGTAATCGTTAAGAAGCTCAAGATATATTTCCTCGCCTGTGGCGATTAATGCTGCATTGCATTACCCCTGTTTCTAGTTCCTCATGCACAATAGATCGTTTCTTCTTCCCTTTCGTTTGCCTTTAAAATCTGTGACACATAAGATAGATCGTTTTCATCAAAAAAGTCTCCATCGATTCATCTAACTTTTCATTAGAGACTTTAAGACCAAGTTCTACAAGTTTGTTTTGACCTATCCCCCGAATTTAGGACCAGTTAGAATGTTTGAAATCCTCCAGAAGAATCATAAACTTGGAGGAAAATATGAAGAAACGATTCAGCGAAGAACAAATCCATAAGATTCTAAAGGAATCGGAATCAGGAGTTTCGACCCCAGATATTTGTCGGAAGTATGGAATCAGCGGAAATACATTTTACCGTTGGCGTTCGAAATATGGTGGTCTCGAACTGAGCGATCTAAAGCGGATGAAAACTTTGGAAGAAGAGAATAGTAAGCTCAAGAAACTGTATGCAGAATTAGCTTTAGAAAATGAAGCAATCAAGATGTTACTTGAAAAAAAGTGGTAAGCCGAGAGCAGAAACAAGAGGCGGTCATGTTAATCAAATCAAAGCTCGGGGAACGCAAGTCCTGTAGACTCTTGAGCGTTTCGCGGACTGGCTTTCGGTATCGTTCCAAAATTCAGGATCCAGACATAGAACTAAAAGATCGAATTCGTTCTTTAGCATATAAGTATAAAAGGGCGGGTTACAGACAGATCCATGACTTCATACGGCAAGAAGAACGAGTAAATCATAAACGAATCTATCGCTTGTATTCCGAATTGGGCTTAAAATATCGAATCAAACCAAAGCGAAAGAAACTATCGTTACCATCAGTTCCAAAGCTTGTTCCTAAGAATTCTGGAGAAAGATGGTCCATGGATTTCATGTCGGACTCACTCTACTCGGGAAGAAGATTCAGAATTTTGAATATTATCGATGACTTTGGAAGATTCGCCGTGGTAACGCAGACAGAATTCTCAATCACTTCCGAACGCTTAGTAAGAATTTTGAATGAAGCATCTGAAGTCTGTAAGCTACCAAAGCAAATTGTTGTGGATAACGGTCCCGAATTCGCATCAAAAACTTTTTTACGTTGGGCTTTCGAAAAAGGAGTCGATATTCATTTTATCACACCGGGCAAGCCTACCGAGAATGCTTTCATCGAAAGCTTTAACGGAAAAATGCGAAACGAATGTTTAAACGAAAATTGGTTCAAAAATTTGGAAGAAGCTCAGCGCCTTGTCGAAGACTGGAGAAATTTCTATAATTCGGAAAGGCCGCATAGTTCTCTCGGGGGATGACTCCGAAGGAATATTTAAGACGTTCTACTTAAGTGGATTTTGACACATCACACTGGTATTAAAAATGGGGGCATCTCAGTTTAACATTTTAATCCCCTCTTCCTGTTAAAAAGGAGCAGTCCAAAGTGATTCTCTCAAGAAGAGTTTTTCCACCTGATACACCGTCCACTCAAGCATCACGTTCAATCAAAATGGAAAATGGCTCCATCGATCCGAAAGCCAAATAGGAGTTCAACCTACATCGTCCGCTGCGTTAATTTCCGCTCGGCCTCCAAAAGAAGTTCCATCGATCGTTTATCATATTACCAAACTGCATTGTGAAGCGCAGTAGGCCCGCCTTTGACTCTATCGTTGACAGATGCTCCTTTTTTCAAAAGATACTCGATCATTTCCGACTGTTTCATATAAGCGGACAAAGAAAGTGCATTGTTGTATCCCTCTTCTTCAAAAGCGGATGGATTGTAACCTTCGTCTAATTTTTTTTTTAGGGTCTCCAATTTCACTCTCGGATCACATCAAATAATTTGGATTCATTCATAATTATTGTTATAACCTTTTAAATGTATAGGAATCTCAAAACCCGAAAAAAGCAGTTGGTGAAGAAGTTAGCGTTCCTACAGAAGCGTCTTGAAGGTGTGAGTTCCTACAAATTCAATCACATTTCCATTGTAATTAACGTGAGTTCGAAGTAAGGAATTCATTTCTCAAAAGTTTGCGTACCTCGGAAGGTAAAAATGTGGTAGTTCCCACATTTTTACCTTTTAGAAACCAGAAAATTAGGCGTAAAATCATCTTTGTATCTGTAGGAACTCCTACTTTTAGAAAAAATTTTCCTATTTCTCACGTTATCAAACGGTTCTGAAAAATTTTAAACCGTTTCGAAATATTTTACTTTGTTTCTTCCGATCCTTGAAGCCCAAAAGAATACCAGTTGATCTTTCGGGTGAAATGCATTAAAAGCGCTAAAAATACAAACACCGCAATGGAACCGATAAGTAAGGCGTAGTCTTCGGAAGATAAAATCACATACAAGAAAGAATATAGACCGAAATAAAATCCTCCAGCAATGAATCCTCTCTTTTTACTTTGTAAAATGGAAGTCGCATAATAAAATATGAGACCCGAAACCGCAAGAGATGCAATCGCGTAAGATATTATAAAACCTAAATGTTCTGACAAAGATAAGTTTAAAATGTAAAATACCACCATAACAAATCCAATCATTAGATATTGAAATGGATGAAGAATTTTTCCTCCAAAAATTTCTAATAAAAAGAAAAGAGCAAAACTAGCTGCGATCAATAAAATCGCGTATTTGATAGATCTTTCTAATTTTAAATAATGATCCACAGGAACGATCAAACGAACTCCAAGTCCAGAAGATAAAATAGTACCCAAAGTTGAGCGTTCCTCGGAAGAAATTACTTGTGGATAATTTCTAGAAAAATAAGAAGATTCCCAAGTTGCTTGAAATCCATTTTCAGAGATGCTTCTTTCCTTTGGTAAAAGACTTCCCTCAAAAGACGGATCTTTCCAATTCGAAGAAATTTGGATCTTAGTTTCTTTACCCAGTGGAATTAAACCCATAGAATCAGAACCTTGAGTTGGAATTTGAATTTGAAACGTAAGCGGAAACTTAAAATCCAAAAGATTCATTTTGGAATGTAACCCAGATGTAAAATGTTCGGAAGAAGAACCCGGTTGAAACGTTTTTTCTTTTTCAGCTAAAAACAATTTAACATCATTTCCAATTCCCTTTGCGTCATTGACAACAACGATCATTTTTGATTCCGCCCAGAAAATTTTTTTTGTATTCATTGGAAAATCAGAAAAGGACGGTTGTTTAAAATTTCCTTGGAACTTTACATTTCCATGATATAAAACCGCTTCATAAATACCTCTCTTTCTCTTTTCTGCTTTTAAATCCGTTTCTAAACTGAGTTTTTCCGGAAGAAAATACATTTCTTTGAATACGTTTACTTGAACACTGATTTCCTTTCCATGCTTATCTGCTCTTATTTCTTCTTCGAGCGCCTGATAAGGAATTACTAAAAAAGGGCCGGCCATCTCCTGCTTACCACCCCATTTGGAACTCATTTCTCCTAACGCTTCTCCGGCTCTTTCCTGTCTTTCAAAAACCAACGAACCGACCAAGCCGATCGGAATTAACAGTAAACCAAGCATTATTCCTAAAATTAAAATCCTAAGACTCACAGACGATTGAATTTTAAACATATTATTTTCTCCAATGATCAATCCGCGCATCCATCATCTTCGTGCGTTCGGTATGATTGTTCCCACCATTTCATTTTTTCTTCCCTGCTCAAAATGTCACTCTTACTCAAATGGGCTTTTTCCACTAAGATTCTTCCTCGACTTTCCCAGACCATATAAGTCGGAATTAAAAGTCCGATCAAAAATATGGAAAAGAACAACATTCTGATACTTACAAAAGATTGAATTTTAATCATACTACCTACCCTTGCCTTAAGAGTATGTAACGTAAGAATGAGAAACTGATGGGCGAATTGTGAGGATTGTGTGAGGACCTTAGGACTCGCACTTACTGATCCTTATTAAACAACCTGAATTTTGAAAGAAATTCTATATTGGGACAAAGAATTTGCCGTTAAAATCCGTAGCTAAAAACCGGTTCTATTGTTGAAATTTTTTTTTGAAACAAATCCGAGCTACCACACCCATTGAAGTTCCGTTTTTCACTTGCAAATCCGCATCGTGTAATTTTGCAATCTCTCTTACAAATGCCAAACCCAATCCGGAACTTTTACGTCCAGTGTCAGGACGAGGCAAAGAATAGAATTTCTCAAAAATTCTTTCCAAAGCATACGATGGAATTCCAGAACCGGAGTCTTCCACTTCTAAAAAGGGAAATCCGTTTTTTTTACCGCAACGAACCGTAATTTCAGATCCCGAGTTTGAAAAATCCAATGCGTTCTGAACTAAATTCCGAAGAGCCATTCCTAAAAAGAAAGAATTTCCTTCCACCCATACAGTTTCGGTTAACTCTTTCAGTTTTATTTTTTTTCGGACGGCTTCCGAAATAGAAGAAACAATCGTCTCTTGAACCACGTCTTGTAAATTGAGATTCGAAGTTTTTTCCAACTGAGATTGATTTTCTAAAGAACTAAGCTCTAAAAGTTTTTCTAAAATCGCTTGGATTCTTTTTCCTTCTAATTGAATATTAGAAATTAAAGATTCTAAACGATCCGGATTTTCGACAATCAATTCGCAAGAGGCAAGTAAAGAAGATAAAGGACTCTTGATCTCGTGAGTCATGGATTGCACATAATTTTCCACGTATTCTTTTCCCGCAAGTTCCCGAAACAATCGATCCATTTCTTCTCCCAATCCTCGTATCTCAGGCACACTGATTTTCGGAAAAGGAACCCGTTTTTGAAATCTTAAAGCCGAAACATACTCGGATAATTTTCGAATCGGCGAAAACAAGAAATATAAAATGCTAATAAACAAAACAATTATGGAAAGAGCCACATACAGACTCAGATTCCAAAATTTCTTTCGGGTCGATTCGATAAAAGGAACTATACTTTTTTTGGGTTTGATTACCGTAACCGCACCGATGATTTTTTCGTTTCGTCGGATCGGGGCTGCGATAAACAATCCTTTATCGGATTCGGAAACCATCAAAGGGCTGGACCTCGCTCCGTATTTCCCTTGTAAGGTGAGATACACGTCGTTCTTTTTGGAATAATCGAGTCCTTTTCTAATTCCTTCCGAATCGTAGATCACGATTCCACGCTCATCAACCACATACAACTGCAAATCTACTTTCTTCTTGGTGATTTCGAAAATTTTAGAATTTAATTTTTTTTCTTTAGAGATTCTTAATATAGGTGAAAACACGCGCTCGCTTGTTTTTTCCAAGGAAACGTTCCTTTGAAATAGTTCACTTTCCAATAAAGAGGCTAAAAGGTACGCCGTATCGTTTAAAGATTCCTCCACGGTTTCCATATAACGCGGTCGAATCGAATCTTCAATTTTATCTACGAAGTAATAATAACCCGCAAAAAAGGCAAAAAAAAACCAATCACAATTCGTATCCAAAGACTCATAATGTTTCCTTCAATCCGTAACCTTGGGCTCGTCTAGTTTCTATCGGATCCGTATCCGGTCGAATTTCCTTTAACCTGGATCGAATATTTTTGATTACAGTGTCCACGGCTCGATCAAAACTTTCTTCCGGTTCCATCCAAACATTGTCCATAATTTCCTCCCGAGTGAAAATTTTTCCGGGTCGTTTTAAAAATAAAAGAAGTGTTTTGTATTCGTAAGGAGTTAAAGTTAAAGATTTACCGTAATAATAAATAACCTTACGATCCTCGTCCGCTAAAAACTCAGTTTGTTTTTTTTCGGAGTTTCCGTCATATCTCCTCAGAACGGCTTTGATTCTAGCTACCAACTCCCTAGGACTAAACGGTTTTACCATATAATCGTCCGCGCCTAATTCCAGACCGAGAACCCGGTCAAGTTCCGATTCCCTGGCGGTCAGTAAAATGACCGGGATAGAGTTTTTCTTTCTAAGCTCTTTCAAAATTTCAAAACCGTTTCCATCCGGAAGTCCTACATCCAATACCAACAGATCGGGAGATTCTTTTAAAAGAGAAAGACATTCGTTACCGGTCATCGCATAGATCATTTTAAAACCTTCTGATTCTAAAACGACTCGAATCGTATCTCGAATTCCCGGTTCGTCTTCTGTGAGTAAAATCGTACGCATAACAATGAATGAAAATCCAATTCTTCTTTTACGAAAAGAAGTTTTTGTCCAGTTCAAATCTTTGGATTTTTTTTTAAGCGGAAACGAAATCGGTTTGCATAAGTCGATTCCGGAAAGATACTTTGCGATTGTTTTCAAAATCTAATTTTATGAACAATCATCCCAAAACCAAAAAAGAAACCCTGGACCTGTTCGAACTCTACAAACAGATGCTTCTCATCCGAAGATTTGAGGAAGGCGCCGCTAAATCTTACAGTATCGGCAAAATCGGTGGATTCTGCCATCTATACATTGGACAAGAAGCAGTGGGAGTCGGATCGATCGCAGCCCTCAAAGAACAAGACTACATCGTCTCCACCTATAGGGATCACGGTCACGCGCTTGCAAGAGGCTTGGATCCGAAGGCTTTGATGGCCGAACTCTTCGGAAAAAGGACGGGGATCTCCAAAGGTTACGGAGGTTCAATGCATTTCTTTGATAAGAACAAACGTTTTATGGGTGGACACGGAATCGTGGGAGGTCATATCTCCCTGGCGGCGGGAATCGCTTACGCATCCAAGTTCAAAAACGAAGACTCGGTCACAATCTGTTTTTTCGGAGAAGGTGCCGCAAACATCGGTTCCTTTCACGAAGGAATGAATCTCGCCGCAATCTGGAAACTTCCTCTCGTAATGATCTGCGAAAACAACCACTACGCAATGGGAACACCGGAATATAGAGCACTTTCGGTGAAGGACGTTTCGGTTCGTGCAGGAGCTTACGATATCGCAAGAGATCACATTGAGGGAGACGAAGTTCGTAAGGTTCGAGATCACGTTAGCGTTGCCGTAGAGCGTGCACGCAGAGGAGAGGGCCCCACTCTCATGGAAATTTCCACGTACCGTTTTCGAGGTCACTCCATGTCCGATCCCGCAAAATATAGAACCAAAGAAGAATTGGATCGTTACAAAAAAAGCGATCCTCTTTTAAAAGCAAAGGACGATCTTCTTCATTCCGAATGGAAAGAAGAAGAATTAGAAAAACTAGATATAGATATACAAACTCAAGTGGAAGAATCAATCCGGTTCGCAGACCAAAGCGAAGAACCTCCACTAGGTTGGCTATATAAGAATGTTTATGCGGAGGATCTGTAATGGCGATTCTCACGTATAGAGAAGCTCTCAATAGAGCGATGTGCGAAGAAATGGATAAGGACCCGAACATCTTTCTCATGGGAGAAGAAGTCGGCCACTACGACGGAGCCTATAAGGTTTCGCAAGGAATGCTCACCAAATACGGAGAAAAAAGAGTCATCGATACTCCTATCTCCGAAAACGGTTTCGCAGGCGTGGGAATCGGAGCGGCGATGGTGGGCTTACGACCGATCATCGAATTTATGACTTGGAATTTTTCTCTCGTCGCGATCGATCAGATCATCAACTCTGCCGCCAAGATGAACTATATGAGCGCGGGTCAATTTCCGATTCCTATTGTTTTTAGAGGTGCGGGTGGCGCCGGAGGAAGACTCGCAGCCCAACATTCTCAATCGTTTGAAAGTTGGTATGCACACATCCCCGGTTTGAAAGTGATCGCTCCTTATACTCCTTCGGATGCTTGCGGTCTTTTAAAAACGGCAATCCGAGATAATAATCCTACGATCTTTATCGAAAGCGAAGTGTTATACGGAACCAGAGGAGAAGTTCCCGATCAGGAATATTCGATCCCTTTCGGAAAAGCAGATCTCAAACGAGAGGGTTCCGATATAACGATTGTTAGCTGGTCGAGAGGCTTAATGTATGTCCTACCTGCTGCGGAGAAACTCTCGAAAGAAGGAATTTCGGTGGAAGTTTTGGATCTTCGTTCCATCCGACCTTTGGATGAAGAAGCGATTTACACTTCGATCCGAAAAACGAACCGAGCTTTGATCGTGGAAGAAGGTTGGGAGGTGGCGGGCTTCGGTTCTCAAATCGCTTATCTCATTCAGAAAAATTCTTTCGATGATCTGGACGCTCCAGTGGAAAGAATCACTCAGGAAGATGTTCCCATGCCCTATGCTGCAAACCTGGAAAAAGCCTCTCTTCCGAGTGAAGAAAAAATCATTGCGAAGGTTCGGGGGATGCTCGAATAAAAAGAGCGAGGAAGATTCAAAATGGCTAAAATTGCAGAGATGACTCAACTCAGTCCTACTATGTCGGAAGGCAAGATCGTCCGCTGGCTCAAACAAAAAGGAGATTCAGTTTCTCCAGGAGAAATCATCGCCGAAGTGGAAACAGACAAAGCCGTCATGGAAATGGAAGCTTTTGAAACTGGAGTCTTATTGGAAATTCTCGCACCCGAAGGATCCCTACTTCCCGTCGGCGCCCCCGTCGCAATCATCGGTAAATCGGGAGAAGACATTTCAACATTAGTCGAAACCGCAAAGAAATCCATTCCAGCTAAAAAAGAAAGTTCGGCCGCACCAAGCCAAGCTACTACCTTTACACCGAGCGCGTCATCCGCAACAGGGTCAACTTCTCCCGCGCAAAGTGAAGCTTCTGTCTCGTCCTCCCCAACGTCGGGCGCAGGGAAGAATGTCGGAAACGACGGTTTATCCACAACCAAAGAAAAATCTTCCGGATTAAAAACATCCTCTGCATTCGGCTCGGAAGAATCGGAACATTCTCCACTTCGATCGGTGCGCGACGGTCGTCCGATCAAAGCCTCTCCTTTAGCAAAAAATCTCGCCCTTCAAAAAGGAATCAATCTTGGTGAAGTGATTGGCTCCGGTCCCGGAGGGAGGATCATCAAACGAGACATTCTCTCTTATCAGTCGGGTGGCGGTGACAGAAATTCTTTTGTTAAGCGACAAGACCGTAAGTTGGAACTTACAGGAATGAGAAAAACAATCGCTTCTCGTCTTTCACATTCCACTTCGACCATCCCTCATTTTTATCTTACGATGGAATTGGACGCGGAGCCGATCGACGATCTCAGAAACTCTATCAATAGAGACCTTGGACTCAGCGGCCAGGGAAAAGTCAGCATAAACGATCTCATTCTCAAAGCGTGTTCTTATGCTTTGTTGCAAGTTCCAGAAGTTAATTCTTCCTGGAGAGAAGATCATATCCTTGAGTATGGAAGAGTCGATATCGGAGTCGCAGTTTCGATTGAAGGAGGCCTCATCACTCCTTATATTCGAAACGCGGAAGAGAAAACCGTTCTCGAAATCAGTCGAGAGATAAAAGAACTTGCTTCCCGGGCAAGAGACAGAAAACTCAAACCGGGGGAATACACGGACGGCACCTTTACCGTCTCCAATCTCGGAATGTTTGGAATCTCTTCGTTTACCGCAGTCATCAACGAACCCGAAGCGGCAATTCTCGCAGTAGGCGCTCTCGTTGAAAAACCGGTGTTCAAGGCTGGAAGCGTCGTTCCAGGAAAAATCTTGAACGTTACACTTTCTTGTGATCACAGAGTCATAGATGGAGCGACAGGAGCTAGATTTCTTTCCTTATTCCGAGATCTTATGGAACATCCCCTTCGCCTACTTACAGGTTAAGGATTTTATTTTAGTGGAAAAAGAATCGGCTCGAAAAGAAAAAACCAGAAAATCGGCCCTGCTCCTCCTCTCTTTAAATAAAGAAGACGCCGCCAAAGTTCTATCGAAACTCGACGATTCTATGATCGAAGAGATTATCCTGGAAATGGCACAGATTAAAACGGTTTCCAAAAAGGAAAAAGAAGAAGTTCTCTTAGAATTTAAGAATTCAGTCCTTCCAGGTGACGGAGAAATCAAAGGTGGTATGGATGCCGCTCGGGAAATTCTGCAACAATCCCTAGGAAAAGAAAAAGCGGAAAATATTCTCGGTAAACTTTCCCGAAAAGATATAGAAGACGATTTTTCATTCTTAAGCGAGGCCGAACCGGGAACTCTTGCAAGTCTGCTTCAACACGAATCCCCCCAAACGGTCGCAGTTACTCTCGCGTTCATGAGCCCCAAAAAAGCCGCTGACATTCTAAAATTTTTCCCGAGCGAACTTCAAGCAAGTGTCGCCTATCGTCTTGCAAATACGACTAAAACCCATCCCGATGCGATCAAAGAAATCGCGAGAGTTCTCAAGAAAAAATACGAACAAAGAGATCGTTCCGAATACAGCGAGGCGGGAGGAGCGGAAGCACTTGCAAACATTCTCAATCATATGGACAAATCCCAAGAAGAGAATATTCTCAAAGAGTTAGAAGCGAATTCTCCGGAACTCGCTAAACAAGTCAAAGAAAAGTTATACACTTTTGAAGACATCCTCGCTTTGGACCAGAAGGAAATGAGAATTTTAATCAACCGCATAGGTGACGACGATTGTCTCAGCATGGCTCTGCGCGGAGCTGGAGACGAACTCAGAAATCATTTCTTGAATGCCATGTCCCGAAACCGGGCCGCGGAAATTTTGGACATGATGGAAATCAGAGGCAAACTCACCTTACGAGAAATCAACGATGCAAGAAACGTCATCTTAAACTTCGTCCGAGAATTGGAAGAAGAAGGAACCATCTTTGTTAAAAAGGACGGAGAAGAATATATTTAGGAGTCTGTTTTAAAACCTCGGAATCTAGGAGCCTCGACAAGTTATATTTACAAGATTCTAATTCTTTTTCTGAGAAAGAAAAAAAAGGATTCGGAAACTTCTTCCAAAATGCGAAATTTTCTTTGAGCCCGTACCGAAATTATTCGAGTCTTTTAAAATTTTCGTTTATTCAAGAATTCTATCGAGATTTTGGAACAAGTCCTAAAGATTATTAGCTTCATGCTCGTAAATACTCGCTTCTTTTTCACAATGCTCCGCTAATTTTTTATATTTTTTGTGTTCTTCAATAGAAGAAATCGCTTTTCCACCTTTACTCAAATTGGATAGGTTTTTATACCTTTCCGCAAGATCCTTATGGTCCTTCGCTTTCTTAATCAGATACTCCTTTGCGATCTTTTTTAATTCCGGATTCGTTGCCTCTTTGATTAACAACTCTTCTATTTCCGAAATTGCAAAAATTCCACTGGAAAATCCAAATAGGAAAAGTATTAAAATTATAATCTTTTTCATGATTTCCTCTCCAAGTACGTTTATAACCCCGTATATTTTCCACGAAAAGAGCTTCTCAGTCTATTCAAAAACAAACAAAATTTTCTATTTCGTAGGTGAATAATTAATAACGTAAGTTCAAACCTACCTCACCTATACAATTAAATGCCAATAGACAGTAGATCGCATATAAGCAGTTTCCCAGGAAAACATGCGACCGGAATTCGCACCACGCTTCCAAACTTTTGAATGAAAACGAAAACTTCGAGTTTACTTTGTATCGAGTTAAGAAATTGATTTGGAAAAAAGAAAAAATTCCGAAGCTGACGGGACTCGCCTTTTATAAGCAGGTTCTTCGCTATGGGTCAAAAGAATTTGCTCCACGGCGTCTTACTGGTGGGTTCGCTTCGCATTTTTTTATGCTTTTTACGAAAGTATAAAACGTCCTCGCTTCTAAGCTTCGAGCCCTTAAACAATTTGTAGACGTTAAATGGGATTTTAAAAAAGGAAAATCTCGGAGCTGACGGGACTCGCCATTACGCACTCTTTCATCATGAAAGAGTAAGCTCCACGGCGTCTTAGTCGCGGCTCGTCCATCCATGGACTCGCTTCGCGTTTTTACACTTTTTACGAAAGCGAAAAAACGCTCTCGCTTCTAAGCTTCGAGTCCTTAAACAATTTGTAGACGTTAAATGGGATTTTAAAAAAGGAAAATCTCGGAGCTGACGGGACTCGAACCCGCGACATCCTGCGTGACAGGCAGGCACTCTAACCAGCTGAGCTACAGCTCCTTGTTCTCTTGATACTTTTTCAAAAGAACATCTCCGGTCAATCGATTTCATTTAAATTAATTCGAAAAATTCTATTCCTGAAATTCATTCTTTCATTTACTGGAATACAGAATTCTCTCCATAAAAATATTGGAACGAAAGCAAAAATGATCGTTCAGGAAAAAAAACCTCAAGAACTTTTAGAAGACAGGATCTTCACCATTTCCAATTTGCTTTCGATCAGTAGAGTTTTTCTTTTACCCTTTTTCATCACTTTCACAAAAACTTATATGGCTTCGTCGGAAAAAACTGAATTCCTTTTCTACGCCATACTTATATGCCTTTTAGCAGTACTTACCGATTATCTCGATGGATTTCTTGCAAGGCTCCTCCATCAAGAATCCGTTCTCGGGAGATACTTAGATCCTATCTGCGATAAGATTGTGACAATCGGAGGACTTTCAGTCATCGTTCATTATTTTCGGTTTCCGCTTTGGATTCTAATCGCTTACATCATCCGTGAAATTTTAGGAATCTGGTTGGGAAGCTTTCTTTACCTCAAACGGGGAATTCAAGGAAAACCAAATTGGTGGGGAAAGTTCGGAGTTGGGCTCGTAGCGATTACAGTTTTCTGGTATATGTGTATCCCTCTCATCAAATTTCGAATTCCAGGAGAAAGTATTTTGAAACACCCCGAAATCTCCGGTTACATCCTCGTTATGATTCTTTGTGCGGGAATCTTCGCTTATTCCAAACGCTACTGGAATATCGTATTTCATCCGGAAAAAATTCAAATCGATCCCGCAG
Protein-coding regions in this window:
- the fliG gene encoding flagellar motor switch protein FliG — translated: MEKESARKEKTRKSALLLLSLNKEDAAKVLSKLDDSMIEEIILEMAQIKTVSKKEKEEVLLEFKNSVLPGDGEIKGGMDAAREILQQSLGKEKAENILGKLSRKDIEDDFSFLSEAEPGTLASLLQHESPQTVAVTLAFMSPKKAADILKFFPSELQASVAYRLANTTKTHPDAIKEIARVLKKKYEQRDRSEYSEAGGAEALANILNHMDKSQEENILKELEANSPELAKQVKEKLYTFEDILALDQKEMRILINRIGDDDCLSMALRGAGDELRNHFLNAMSRNRAAEILDMMEIRGKLTLREINDARNVILNFVRELEEEGTIFVKKDGEEYI
- a CDS encoding LIC_10421 family protein; the encoded protein is MKKIIILILFLFGFSSGIFAISEIEELLIKEATNPELKKIAKEYLIKKAKDHKDLAERYKNLSNLSKGGKAISSIEEHKKYKKLAEHCEKEASIYEHEANNL
- a CDS encoding CDP-alcohol phosphatidyltransferase family protein, giving the protein MIVQEKKPQELLEDRIFTISNLLSISRVFLLPFFITFTKTYMASSEKTEFLFYAILICLLAVLTDYLDGFLARLLHQESVLGRYLDPICDKIVTIGGLSVIVHYFRFPLWILIAYIIREILGIWLGSFLYLKRGIQGKPNWWGKFGVGLVAITVFWYMCIPLIKFRIPGESILKHPEISGYILVMILCAGIFAYSKRYWNIVFHPEKIQIDPADKKTRKKYELV
- a CDS encoding dihydrolipoamide acetyltransferase family protein, giving the protein MAKIAEMTQLSPTMSEGKIVRWLKQKGDSVSPGEIIAEVETDKAVMEMEAFETGVLLEILAPEGSLLPVGAPVAIIGKSGEDISTLVETAKKSIPAKKESSAAPSQATTFTPSASSATGSTSPAQSEASVSSSPTSGAGKNVGNDGLSTTKEKSSGLKTSSAFGSEESEHSPLRSVRDGRPIKASPLAKNLALQKGINLGEVIGSGPGGRIIKRDILSYQSGGGDRNSFVKRQDRKLELTGMRKTIASRLSHSTSTIPHFYLTMELDAEPIDDLRNSINRDLGLSGQGKVSINDLILKACSYALLQVPEVNSSWREDHILEYGRVDIGVAVSIEGGLITPYIRNAEEKTVLEISREIKELASRARDRKLKPGEYTDGTFTVSNLGMFGISSFTAVINEPEAAILAVGALVEKPVFKAGSVVPGKILNVTLSCDHRVIDGATGARFLSLFRDLMEHPLRLLTG